A window of the Pseudobacteriovorax antillogorgiicola genome harbors these coding sequences:
- the guaD gene encoding guanine deaminase yields the protein MASNARRSKLDANKPGGMMSTAIIGHIFQVVQDAQGTLSIDSRPDHGLMIDDQGTITSVMPKKDCGHADRIVDYGDRLILPGFIDTHVHFPQTDMIGVYSGELLEWLDEHTFPHETALIQDPEQAKDSAKAFANELFRHGTCTAVAFACSKKSATQILFEEFDRNGARLVSGKISMNRFAPEGMLDQIDDDLQAQSQLIQDWNGKDERLFYALSPRFAPSCSADLLQGISDLLVKNPKLYVQTHFAENLDEVAWVKDLFPKSTDYLGVYEDYGLINERCILAHGIYASASERERLKRSRTMVSHCPTSNLFLGSGLLPYRSFREQGIVLGLGTDVGAGTSFSLWQTMAEAVKVSKLRREQVLPEDLFFAATLGAAQGLQLSDRIGSLEAGKQADFQVIDPSRRELLKRRLPYCHDHRQFLSALIFHCDDRNLESLWVKGRKIFENNTSA from the coding sequence ATGGCGAGCAACGCTCGCCGTTCAAAACTCGATGCAAACAAACCGGGGGGAATGATGTCCACCGCGATCATTGGTCATATTTTTCAAGTTGTGCAAGATGCACAAGGTACTTTGTCTATCGATTCAAGGCCCGATCATGGCTTGATGATTGATGACCAGGGAACCATCACGAGCGTTATGCCTAAGAAAGACTGTGGGCATGCCGATCGTATCGTGGACTATGGTGATCGATTGATTCTCCCTGGCTTCATCGATACTCATGTCCACTTCCCTCAGACGGATATGATTGGGGTTTACTCGGGAGAGCTACTGGAGTGGCTGGATGAGCACACCTTTCCTCACGAAACCGCTCTCATACAAGACCCCGAGCAGGCCAAAGATTCAGCAAAAGCCTTTGCCAATGAACTGTTTCGTCATGGCACTTGCACCGCGGTGGCCTTTGCGTGTTCAAAGAAAAGTGCGACTCAGATCCTGTTTGAGGAGTTTGATCGCAACGGGGCAAGGTTGGTCTCTGGCAAGATTAGTATGAATCGCTTTGCGCCAGAGGGTATGCTCGATCAAATTGATGATGATCTTCAAGCGCAATCTCAACTCATTCAAGATTGGAATGGTAAGGATGAGCGGCTATTCTATGCCCTGAGCCCCCGATTTGCCCCCAGTTGCAGTGCTGACTTGCTTCAAGGAATTTCTGATCTTTTAGTTAAAAACCCGAAGCTATATGTGCAGACTCACTTTGCGGAGAACTTGGATGAAGTCGCCTGGGTGAAGGACTTGTTTCCAAAATCTACTGACTACCTCGGTGTTTATGAAGACTATGGCTTGATCAATGAACGTTGTATTCTAGCTCATGGAATATACGCCAGCGCTTCTGAGAGAGAGCGGCTAAAACGCTCCCGAACGATGGTGTCGCATTGCCCAACATCGAATCTTTTTTTAGGTAGTGGTTTATTGCCCTATCGATCGTTTCGCGAGCAAGGGATAGTTCTTGGCTTAGGGACTGATGTAGGTGCGGGAACAAGCTTTTCTCTATGGCAAACCATGGCAGAAGCGGTGAAAGTATCTAAACTGCGTCGAGAGCAGGTTTTGCCCGAGGATCTGTTCTTTGCAGCTACCCTCGGGGCGGCACAGGGATTACAATTGAGTGATCGTATTGGATCTCTAGAAGCAGGGAAGCAAGCAGACTTTCAAGTGATTGACCCAAGTCGTCGCGAACTCCTAAAGCGTCGCCTCCCCTACTGTCACGACCATCGTCAGTTTCTTTCTGCTCTAATCTTTCACTGTGATGATCGCAACCTCGAAAGCCTTTGGGTTAAGGGGCGAAAAATCTTTGAAAACAACACTAGTGCTTAG
- a CDS encoding peptide chain release factor 3 yields MPVSFEKEIKRRRTFAIISHPDAGKTTMTEKLLLYGGAIQMAGSVKAKRSKKFATSDWMELEKQRGISVTSSVMKFPYKDHEMNLIDTPGHQDFSEDTYRTLTAVDSALMIIDCANGVEAQTKKLYEVCSLRKTPVLAFINKMDREGKDPFELMEEIENTLGISVTPVTWPIGMGDRFRGVYHRLDNKLLIYDKDAERSRPVPLKDLSLDSPEVVAELGEELAETLQAEIELLDGAGDTLDRDRYLRGELAPVFFGSALKTFGIEPLLEGLITLAPPPLPREAQERAVDPMESKFTGFVFKIQANMDPAHRDRVAFMRICSGKFERGMKSHIVRLGKDQRLGRPTQFMSQDRSLVDEAFAGDIVGIHDPGVFKIGDTLTQGEKLHFTGVPVFAPEHFARVTLKDPLKSKQLNKALDQLSEEGAVQVFRPINNNDQILGVVGVLQFDVVQYRIQHEYGVQVTFARLPYSAARWIFSDDEDALDEYVRAQSHLICDDQHGQKAILLDDLWRLNFLKERFPKIEYQATSEKI; encoded by the coding sequence ATGCCAGTGAGTTTTGAGAAAGAGATCAAGCGTCGTCGAACCTTTGCGATTATTTCCCACCCGGATGCTGGTAAGACCACCATGACAGAAAAACTGCTCCTTTACGGTGGAGCGATTCAGATGGCAGGTAGCGTCAAGGCGAAACGCTCAAAGAAGTTTGCCACTTCTGACTGGATGGAGCTGGAAAAGCAAAGAGGAATCTCTGTCACCTCGTCTGTGATGAAGTTTCCTTATAAAGATCATGAAATGAATCTGATCGATACTCCGGGTCACCAGGACTTCTCTGAAGACACGTACCGAACTCTGACAGCAGTCGACAGTGCACTGATGATCATTGACTGCGCCAATGGTGTAGAGGCTCAGACCAAAAAACTCTACGAAGTTTGTAGCCTGCGCAAGACCCCCGTTCTAGCGTTTATTAATAAAATGGATCGTGAGGGGAAAGATCCCTTCGAGTTGATGGAAGAAATTGAGAATACTCTTGGTATTTCCGTAACCCCTGTTACCTGGCCAATCGGGATGGGTGATCGCTTCCGAGGCGTCTACCATCGGCTTGATAACAAGCTATTAATCTACGACAAAGACGCCGAACGCTCTCGACCTGTGCCTTTGAAGGACTTGAGCCTTGATAGCCCAGAGGTTGTTGCTGAGTTAGGTGAGGAATTAGCAGAAACGCTCCAAGCCGAGATTGAACTCCTTGATGGCGCTGGGGATACCCTAGATAGAGACCGCTATCTACGTGGTGAGTTAGCACCGGTGTTTTTCGGTTCTGCTTTGAAGACATTTGGTATAGAGCCTCTACTTGAAGGTTTGATCACCCTAGCTCCTCCCCCACTGCCTCGCGAAGCTCAAGAGCGTGCGGTTGATCCTATGGAATCTAAATTCACTGGATTTGTGTTCAAGATTCAGGCAAACATGGATCCAGCTCACCGAGACCGCGTTGCCTTTATGAGGATTTGTTCAGGTAAGTTCGAGCGCGGCATGAAGTCCCACATTGTGAGATTAGGTAAAGACCAACGACTTGGCCGCCCGACGCAATTTATGTCCCAAGACAGGAGCCTGGTAGACGAAGCCTTTGCTGGGGACATTGTGGGTATCCACGATCCAGGTGTTTTTAAAATAGGTGACACCCTCACCCAAGGTGAGAAACTACATTTCACAGGGGTTCCGGTCTTTGCTCCCGAGCATTTTGCTCGCGTGACTTTGAAAGACCCATTGAAGTCTAAGCAGCTCAACAAGGCTTTGGATCAGCTCTCTGAGGAAGGCGCTGTGCAGGTGTTTCGGCCCATCAACAACAACGACCAAATCCTTGGGGTTGTGGGAGTGCTTCAGTTTGATGTGGTGCAATACCGGATACAGCATGAATATGGAGTGCAGGTCACGTTTGCGAGACTGCCATACAGTGCGGCGCGATGGATCTTCAGCGATGATGAAGATGCCCTAGACGAATATGTAAGAGCTCAAAGCCACTTGATCTGTGATGATCAGCATGGTCAGAAGGCGATTCTACTGGATGACTTGTGGCGTCTAAACTTTCTCAAAGAACGCTTTCCAAAAATTGAGTACCAAGCTACTTCAGAAAAAATCTAA
- the guaB gene encoding IMP dehydrogenase, producing the protein MTYDSSQPLPLGLAYDDVLLIPQHSQVLPHDANLETRLTKNLRLKMPLLSAAMDTVTEADTAITMAQAGGIGIVHKNQSIEDQAFDVNRVKKSESGMVTDPVTVTPGDTLSKVVQIMNEVNFSGFPVVEDGRLVGIITGRDIRFERDHSRLVSEVMTREVITAEQGTTPDQAVEIIHRHRIEKLPVLDKEGHLVGLYTVKDILKSKKFPNASKDAEGRLLVGAAIGAGGDYVERAQALVKAGADVLIVDTAHGHSQGVIDAVANIRSQVSGTFDLIAGNVATGRATNALIDAGVDAVKVGIGPGSICTTRIVAGIGVPQFTAVNNCARAAKARGIPVIADGGIKFSGDIVKALAAGAETVMIGSLFAGTDEAPGDLIIYQGKSYKQYRGMGSLGAMKKGSKDRYFQGDVDDAGKLVPEGIEGRIPYRGPLSNTIYQLVGGIRSAMGYVGAPTIPALQENAEFIQISSAGLKESHVHDVYITREAPNYKLD; encoded by the coding sequence ATGACCTACGACTCTAGTCAACCGCTGCCATTAGGCTTAGCCTACGACGATGTCCTGCTCATCCCCCAACACTCCCAAGTCTTGCCTCACGACGCCAACTTAGAAACACGCCTGACCAAAAACCTCCGCCTCAAAATGCCCTTACTCTCCGCCGCCATGGATACTGTTACCGAAGCCGACACTGCCATTACAATGGCCCAAGCTGGTGGCATTGGTATTGTGCATAAAAATCAGTCCATCGAAGATCAAGCCTTCGATGTGAACCGGGTGAAAAAAAGCGAATCAGGTATGGTCACGGACCCGGTAACGGTAACACCTGGAGATACCCTTTCTAAAGTCGTTCAGATTATGAACGAGGTGAACTTCTCTGGCTTCCCTGTGGTGGAAGATGGTCGCTTGGTTGGTATTATTACAGGTCGCGATATTCGCTTTGAGCGTGATCACAGCCGCTTAGTCAGCGAAGTTATGACTCGCGAGGTGATCACTGCTGAGCAAGGCACCACTCCCGATCAAGCAGTGGAGATCATCCATCGCCACCGTATCGAGAAGCTCCCAGTGCTCGACAAAGAAGGCCACCTCGTCGGCCTATACACCGTGAAAGATATCCTTAAGTCCAAAAAGTTTCCCAATGCCTCTAAAGATGCCGAGGGACGCCTCCTTGTAGGTGCGGCGATTGGCGCGGGTGGCGACTATGTAGAACGAGCCCAGGCACTCGTCAAAGCTGGTGCCGATGTTCTAATCGTAGATACAGCCCATGGTCACAGCCAAGGGGTGATTGATGCAGTGGCCAATATTCGCTCTCAAGTTTCTGGCACCTTCGACCTGATCGCTGGCAATGTAGCAACAGGTCGTGCAACCAATGCCCTTATCGATGCTGGCGTCGATGCTGTGAAAGTGGGTATCGGCCCCGGTAGTATCTGCACCACTCGAATTGTAGCTGGTATTGGTGTTCCACAATTTACAGCGGTCAATAACTGTGCTCGCGCTGCTAAAGCTCGTGGCATACCCGTCATCGCCGATGGCGGTATCAAGTTTAGCGGCGATATTGTTAAGGCTCTAGCAGCCGGTGCAGAAACCGTGATGATCGGCTCCCTATTTGCGGGTACCGACGAAGCACCTGGTGACTTGATTATCTATCAAGGCAAAAGCTACAAGCAATATCGCGGCATGGGAAGCCTTGGTGCTATGAAGAAAGGCAGCAAGGATCGCTATTTCCAAGGTGATGTCGACGATGCTGGGAAACTAGTCCCAGAAGGAATCGAGGGGCGCATTCCCTATCGAGGACCTCTATCAAACACGATCTATCAGTTGGTGGGCGGCATTCGATCGGCCATGGGTTATGTGGGAGCACCCACTATCCCAGCTCTCCAAGAAAATGCTGAATTTATCCAGATTAGCTCTGCTGGTCTGAAAGAAAGCCACGTGCATGATGTTTACATCACGCGGGAAGCACCTAACTACAAACTCGACTAG